One genomic region from Haloprofundus salinisoli encodes:
- a CDS encoding FAD-binding oxidoreductase translates to MATKPPRDEPDYETLQRGVHGEVLRPGDEGYDEARSVWNAMIDRKPAVVVRPSGAADVITAVGFARDRDLDLAVKGGGHSVAGSAVCDDGLVIDLSSMSSIRVDPASRTARVGPGATMADLDHETQALGLATPGGVISTTGVAGVTLGGGMGWLSRKYGLSVDNLRSVDLVTADGESVRASEEENPELFWAVRGGSGNFGVVTSFEFDLHEVGPEVLFGPMVYLYEDAPDVLAHYERFALDAPRECSVWLNSVTAPPLPFLPVDVHGTTVVILLVFYAGDLKAGEAALEPLREYGDPIVDAVAPMPYAEAQCSFDDLYAAGARNYWKAANFTGLTEHTIDVMLEYAERFPTPQSEILVHQVGGAVNDVASDATAYPHRDAEFVVNVAARWEDPSRDDECVAWVRACHGALAEGATGGTYVNFEGDREGRERNAYGGNYDRLVEVKTEYDPENVFRSTQNVKPAD, encoded by the coding sequence ATGGCGACGAAACCACCGAGAGACGAACCGGACTACGAAACACTACAGCGGGGGGTCCACGGCGAGGTACTCCGACCCGGAGACGAGGGGTACGACGAGGCCCGGTCGGTCTGGAACGCGATGATCGACCGAAAGCCGGCCGTCGTCGTCCGGCCCAGCGGAGCGGCCGACGTAATCACGGCGGTCGGGTTCGCCCGCGACCGCGACCTCGATCTCGCCGTCAAGGGCGGCGGACACAGCGTGGCGGGGAGCGCGGTCTGTGACGACGGACTCGTCATCGACCTCTCTTCGATGTCGTCGATTCGAGTTGACCCGGCGTCGCGGACCGCCCGCGTCGGACCAGGCGCGACGATGGCCGACCTTGACCACGAGACGCAGGCGCTCGGCCTCGCCACGCCCGGCGGCGTCATCTCGACGACCGGGGTCGCCGGAGTCACGCTCGGCGGCGGGATGGGCTGGCTCAGCCGCAAGTACGGCCTGAGCGTCGACAACCTCCGGTCGGTCGACCTCGTCACCGCCGACGGCGAGTCGGTGCGCGCCAGCGAGGAGGAGAACCCCGAGCTCTTCTGGGCGGTCCGCGGCGGGAGCGGTAACTTCGGTGTCGTCACCTCCTTCGAGTTCGACCTCCACGAGGTCGGCCCCGAGGTTCTCTTCGGACCGATGGTCTATCTTTACGAGGACGCACCCGACGTGCTCGCGCACTACGAGAGATTCGCCCTAGATGCGCCGCGCGAGTGCAGCGTGTGGCTGAACAGCGTGACGGCGCCGCCGCTCCCGTTCCTTCCCGTGGACGTACACGGAACCACGGTGGTGATACTGCTGGTCTTTTACGCCGGCGACCTCAAAGCGGGCGAAGCGGCGCTCGAACCGCTCCGCGAGTACGGCGACCCGATCGTAGACGCCGTCGCACCGATGCCCTACGCGGAGGCCCAGTGCAGTTTCGACGACCTCTACGCGGCGGGCGCTCGAAACTACTGGAAGGCGGCCAACTTCACGGGGCTCACCGAGCACACGATAGACGTCATGCTCGAGTACGCCGAGCGCTTCCCGACGCCGCAGTCGGAGATCCTCGTCCATCAGGTCGGCGGGGCGGTCAACGACGTCGCGTCGGACGCGACCGCCTACCCGCACCGAGACGCCGAGTTCGTCGTGAACGTCGCCGCTCGGTGGGAGGACCCGTCGCGGGACGACGAGTGCGTCGCGTGGGTGCGAGCGTGTCACGGCGCACTCGCCGAGGGGGCGACCGGCGGAACGTACGTGAACTTCGAGGGCGACCGCGAGGGCCGCGAACGCAACGCCTACGGCGGGAACTACGACCGCCTCGTCGAAGTGAAAACCGAGTACGACCCGGAGAACGTCTTCCGGTCGACGCAGAACGTGAAGCCGGCGGACTAG